A stretch of Aureispira sp. CCB-E DNA encodes these proteins:
- a CDS encoding bestrophin family ion channel, which translates to MHAGRQYSLLHTLFWTSKYILIFAIWSTIVVLLYSTLEIKWIGIPWLPIALVGTAIAFYLGFKNNSAYDRLWEARKIWGGIVNSSRTLGVMARDFVTNEYANERLSQTELQKIHRRLIYRHIAWLYALTFQLREPKPWEHNNKKSAQNRMSFDTDPKPERYDYLKQFISTEDFAYISSKTNRAVQLLSLQSKDLKELKSKGLIDNFRHMEMKGLIEKLYALQGKCERIKNYPFPRQYASVNVFFVWLFSFLLPFAMVHEFSQTGGCFIWLTVPLCVVVSWVFHTMEVIGDFSENPFEGLFNDVPMTSLSRTIEIDLREMLDETDLPVPIKPVTKFKILL; encoded by the coding sequence ATGCACGCAGGAAGACAATATTCCCTTTTACATACCTTGTTTTGGACTAGTAAATACATTCTTATTTTTGCAATTTGGTCTACTATTGTAGTGCTTCTTTATTCTACTTTAGAAATAAAATGGATTGGAATACCTTGGCTACCGATAGCTTTAGTTGGAACAGCAATTGCTTTTTATTTAGGGTTTAAAAATAATTCGGCATATGATCGCTTGTGGGAAGCTCGAAAAATATGGGGCGGAATTGTTAACTCTAGTCGAACATTAGGAGTCATGGCACGTGATTTTGTAACCAATGAATATGCCAATGAACGCCTCTCTCAAACCGAATTACAAAAAATACACCGTCGCTTAATCTACCGACATATTGCTTGGTTGTATGCCTTGACGTTTCAATTAAGAGAGCCCAAGCCTTGGGAGCACAACAATAAAAAATCAGCCCAAAATAGAATGTCTTTTGATACGGATCCTAAGCCAGAACGGTACGATTATCTCAAACAATTTATTAGTACAGAAGATTTTGCCTACATCAGTTCCAAGACAAACCGAGCTGTTCAATTGTTGAGTTTGCAATCTAAAGATTTAAAAGAGTTGAAATCCAAAGGGTTGATTGATAATTTTAGGCACATGGAAATGAAAGGATTAATTGAAAAACTCTATGCTTTACAAGGAAAGTGCGAGCGAATTAAAAATTATCCTTTCCCTCGCCAATACGCTTCTGTGAATGTCTTTTTTGTTTGGTTGTTTAGTTTCTTGTTGCCCTTTGCAATGGTTCATGAATTTAGCCAAACAGGTGGTTGTTTTATTTGGTTGACTGTTCCTTTGTGTGTCGTTGTTTCGTGGGTTTTTCATACGATGGAGGTTATTGGTGACTTTAGCGAAAATCCATTCGAGGGCTTGTTTAATGACGTACCAATGACTTCTTTATCTAGAACGATTGAAATAGATTTGAGAGAAATGCTAGATGAAACGGATCTTCCTGTACCTATTAAGCCTGTGACTAAGTTTAAAATTTTGTTGTAA